In Canis lupus familiaris isolate Mischka breed German Shepherd chromosome 5, alternate assembly UU_Cfam_GSD_1.0, whole genome shotgun sequence, a genomic segment contains:
- the GRAMD1B gene encoding protein Aster-B isoform X3, with protein sequence MPAANMLENLQPPALQVPAPQGAPEGGPLWSSSSTPTLRRRRFKMRRTKNVQEQSLEAGLARELPGVLAPGKEFLQLPSIEITPSSDEDTPWSNCSTPSASPRRKRFLLRKWLRVRERKECSESRMNRKALGSSHLLGP encoded by the exons ATGCCGGCGGCCAACATGCTGGAGAACCTGCAGCCGCCCGCCCTGCAGGTGCCCGCGCCCCAGGGCGCGCCCGAGGGCGGCCCGCTCTGGTCCAGCTCGTCGACCCCCACGCTCCGCCGCCGGCGCTTCAAGATGCGCCGCACGAAGAACGTGCAGGAGCAGAGCCTGGAGGCCGGGCTGGCGCGGGAGCTGCCCGGCGTCCTGGCCCCGGGCAAGGAGTTCCTGCAGCTGCCGTCCATCGAGATCACGCCCTCCAGCGACGAGGACACCCCGTGGTCCAACTGCTCCACACCCAGCGCGTCTCCGCGCCGAAAGCGCTTCCTCCTCCGCAAGTGGCTCAGGGTGAGGGAGCGGAAGGAGTGCAGTGAGAGCAG AATGAACAGGAAAGCCCTTGGCAGCTCGCATCTGTTGGGTCCTTAA